In Mercenaria mercenaria strain notata chromosome 15, MADL_Memer_1, whole genome shotgun sequence, a single genomic region encodes these proteins:
- the LOC123557565 gene encoding uncharacterized protein LOC123557565, whose product MKVLYSVLAAVYLLGFSDVSANEKFHVEAIKEGEEDIVSVTDENGKVVSTAAFHPEDEYQLQKPNDENDYVCLVSHIEENENGNEQCYERVPLPEDLEHGLELEECEDREIFLLKPMDPKDCENDSLVSRRGHSYCIWIAQVQCYCAERYCAKRGWWGKCGRWGCRRYAYRVLKTKKCY is encoded by the exons ATGAAGGTGTTGTACTCTGTGTTAGCTGCGGTATACCTACTGGGTTTTTCAGATGTCTCTGCAAATGAG aAATTTCACGTCGAAGCAATTAAGGAAGGAGAAGAAGATATTGTAAGTGTTACGGATGAAAATGGGAAGGTTGTGTCTACCGCCGCCTTCCATCCCGAGGAT GAATATCAACTGCAGAAGCCAAACGATGAGAACGACTATGTTTGCCTTGTCTCGCACATTGAAGAAAAT GAAAATGGAAACGAACAATGTTATGAACGTGTACCTCTCCCTGAAGATTTGGAACATGGATTGGAACTTGAAGAATGTGAAGATCGTGAGATATTCCTTCTAAAGCCAATGGACCCAAAGGACTGTGAGAACG attCCTTGGTAAGTAGAAGGGGCCATAGTTACTGCATCTGGATAGCGCAAGTACAATGCTATTGTGCAGAACGTTATTGTGCGAAAAGAGGATGGTGGGGCAAGTGCGGGCGTTGGGGATGCAGGAGATACGCATACCGCGTGTTGAAAACTAAGAAGTGCTATTAA